A stretch of Kazachstania africana CBS 2517 chromosome 7, complete genome DNA encodes these proteins:
- the HEM15 gene encoding ferrochelatase HEM15 (similar to Saccharomyces cerevisiae HEM15 (YOR176W); ancestral locus Anc_6.67) translates to MTSWMLSRQFTRKLSTGLLLNQQSVKHSGPTGIMFMNMGGPSKVEETHDFLYELFADNDLIPISKKYQSTIAKYIAKWRTPKIIKQYNEIGGGSPIRKWSEYQCSKVCEILDNISPQTAPHKPYVAFRYAKPQTDETYQNMLKDGVTRGVAFSQYPQFSYSTTASSINELWRQVKKLDPSRSITWSVIDRWPTQEGLINGFAENINRKLEEFPVSVRDQVVLLFSAHSLPMDVVNTGDSYPAEVAATVYKTVEKLNFKNPYRLTWQSQVGPKPWLGAQTARIVEFLSSRADVPGICLIPIAFTSDHIETLYELDLEMIKKSKYSSKLKRCDSLNGNETFIKGMAHLVKDHLENGKCFSKQLPLDFQLGKSNDPVSNLEELFTKS, encoded by the coding sequence ATGACTTCATGGATGTTGTCCAGACAGTTTACAAGAAAGCTCTCAACTGGCCTTCTTTTGAACCAACAATCTGTCAAGCACAGTGGTCCTACTGGTATAATGTTTATGAACATGGGAGGCCCATCTAAGGTCGAGGAAACTCACGATTTTCTGTACGAGTTATTTGCAGACAATGATTTGATACCAATTTCCAAGAAATATCAGTCAACTATTGCTAAGTATATCGCAAAATGGAGGACACCAAAGATTATCAAACAGTACAATGAAATTGGCGGTGGATCACCAATTCGGAAGTGGTCAGAGTACCAATGCTCGAAAGTTTGTGAGATCTTGGATAATATTTCACCACAAACGGCACCACATAAACCTTATGTTGCATTCAGATATGCCAAGCCCCAAACTGATGAGACCTATCAGAATATGTTAAAAGATGGTGTTACAAGGGGCGTAGCATTTTCCCAGTATCCACAATTCTCATATTCCACCACTGCATCTTCGATAAATGAGTTATGGAGACAAGTGAAGAAATTGGACCCTTCAAGATCAATTACTTGGTCAGTCATTGATAGATGGCCCACTCAAGAAGGACTAATCAATGGGTTTGCTGAAAATATTAACCgaaaattagaagaattcCCTGTCAGTGTCAGAGACCAAGTTGTATTACTATTTTCAGCCCATTCTTTGCCCATGGATGTGGTAAATACTGGCGACTCATATCCTGCTGAAGTCGCAGCCACTGTATATAAGACAGTGGAAAAGCTGAACTTTAAAAATCCTTACAGATTAACATGGCAATCCCAAGTTGGACCTAAACCATGGCTTGGTGCTCAAACAGCAAGGATAGTAGAATTTTTATCGTCTAGAGCGGATGTACCAGGAATCTGTTTAATCCCCATAGCATTTACGTCTGATCACATTGAGACACTATATGAGCTTGATTTGgaaatgataaagaaatcCAAATACAGTTCGAAACTGAAAAGATGTGACTCTTTGAATGGAAATGAGACTTTCATTAAAGGTATGGCACATCTTGTCAAAGATCATCTTGAAAATGGCAAgtgtttttcaaagcagTTACCACTAGATTTTCAGCTTGGGAAGTCGAATGACCCTGTTTCAAATCTAGAAGAGTTATTCACAAAGTCCTGA
- the ALE1 gene encoding lysophospholipid acyltransferase (similar to Saccharomyces cerevisiae ALE1 (YOR175C); ancestral locus Anc_6.66), with product MYNPVDLALSNFSGKYGIDDFTLRFATCLLGSFPLTYILKRIPNKNLNLKCTYIISISVFYLVGILNIPSGLRTLLISSMFTYVVTRFYHSRFMPYVNFVFVMGHLAINHIRATGSISNSIDITSAQMVLAMKLTSFAWSYGDGTYLKKDEFEKSLNKYQQARSIKIHPSLLEYLAFVFFFPTILTGPSFDFSDFDFWLNGKIFQDLPKDIVTTSTTNAPKNGRMVLFRVIQGIAWIVLHGYLSKFVSFGDYLNHRQNFSFIYKIHYMVILGMIARFKYYAAWIISESACILCGLGYNGSDVKTGKIKWDRVRNIDIWAVEFAESTRDCLEAWNMNTNRWLKYYVYFRVAKKGKKPGFRSTLFTFLTSAFWHGFSAGYYLTFATGALYQTCGKFYRRNFRPIFLSSDGSTAGKFKWIYDVMCWYVIKLSFGYLVMPFLALNFKDSILIWKSVYFYGHIIIVVSFFAFRGPFSTKFIKFFKSLQPSEGALQKQRAIELEISESASTLGNILKEKMEYDKALEVEENKIKEKEMHLGIPSIDPDVVEWDDAKEEWHEFWNEYTEWRNKNGLEVEEENLVLAFNNFKKEMADAAKDSSSAVRRISFSSYSPKPIKDKNE from the coding sequence ATGTATAATCCAGTAGATTTAGCGTTGTCCAATTTTAGTGGCAAATATGGCATTGATGATTTTACGCTAAGATTCGCTACATGTTTATTGGGATCATTTCCTCTAACTtacattttgaaaaggatTCCAAATAAGAACTTAAACTTGAAATGTACCTATATTATATCCATTTCTGTATTTTACCTCGTTGGAATATTAAATATACCAAGTGGCTTAAGGACTTTGTTGATAAGTTCGATGTTTACGTACGTGGTCACTAGATTTTATCATTCAAGATTTATGCCATATGTCAATTTTGTGTTCGTAATGGGTCACCTAGCGATAAACCATATAAGGGCCACAGGTTCTATCTCGAATAGTATAGATATTACTAGTGCTCAGATGGTTTTGGCAATGAAATTGACTTCATTTGCTTGGTCATATGGTGACGGCACGTATCTTAAGAAGGATGAATTCGAAAAATCCTTAAACAAATACCAACAAGCTCGCTCAATTAAAATACATCCTTCTCTATTGGAATATCTGGCATTCGTCTTTTTCTTCCCAACAATACTCACTGGACCAAGTTTTGActtttcagattttgatttctgGTTAAATGGAAAGATCTTTCAAGATTTACCAAAAGATATTGTTACAACATCTACGACAAATGCACCAAAAAATGGCCGAATGGTCTTATTCAGAGTTATTCAAGGTATTGCATGGATTGTCTTGCATGGCtatctttcaaagtttgtaaGTTTCGGTGACTATTTAAATCATCGTCAGAATTTTTCCTTCATTTACAAGATTCATTATATGGTTATACTGGGAATGATAGCAAGATTTAAATATTATGCTGCTTGGATCATTTCTGAAAGCGCATGTATTCTCTGTGGACTTGGTTATAATGGATCTGATGTGAAGACAGGTAAAATTAAGTGGGATCGTGTCAGAAATATTGATATCTGGGCTGTTGAGTTTGCTGAAAGCACAAGAGATTGTCTTGAGGCGTGGAACATGAATACAAATAGATGGTTGAAATATTACGTTTATTTTAGAGTAGCTAAGAAGGGTAAAAAGCCTGGTTTCAGATCGACCCTCTTTACATTCCTTACTTCAGCTTTCTGGCATGGATTCTCTGCTGGTTATTACCTTACTTTTGCAACAGGCGCACTTTATCAAACTTGTGGTAAATTTtatagaagaaattttagacccatctttctttcaagtgACGGAAGTACTGCAGGTAAATTTAAATGGATCTATGATGTTATGTGCTGGTACGTGATCAAATTATCCTTTGGATATCTCGTTATGCCCTTCCTAGCATTGAATTTCAAGGATTCCATTTTGATCTGGAAATCTGTTTACTTTTATGGCCACATTATAATCGTAGTGTCCTTTTTTGCATTTAGAGGCCCCTTCTCTACgaaattcatcaaatttttcaagtcCTTACAGCCAAGTGAAGGTGCTTTACAAAAGCAAAGAGCTAttgaattagaaatttcTGAGAGTGCTTCTACATTAGGTAACATACTTAAGGAAAAGATGGAATATGATAAAGCTCTAgaagtagaagaaaataagataaaagaaaaggaaatgCACTTAGGTATTCCATCAATTGATCCGGATGTTGTAGAATGGGATGACGCTAAAGAGGAATGGCATGAATTCTGGAACGAATATACTGAGTGGAGAAATAAGAATGGACTCgaagttgaagaagaaaatcttgttcttgcattcaataattttaaaaaggAAATGGCAGACGCAGCAAAAGATTCTTCCTCTGCAGTTAGAAGAATAAGCTTCAGCAGTTATTCGCCAAAGCCAATCAAggataaaaatgaatag
- the MED4 gene encoding Med4p (similar to Saccharomyces cerevisiae MED4 (YOR174W); ancestral locus Anc_6.65), producing MNDLTLGHRKSSSLSLLGEPPSTSITNSNNIDSASGASPAITKVGIYSDLSQYEETLSRLIQSIDTYKPDKKIAQELIDIDSKLFNSLDSFVQYDRISSRLKDFEKQEKESTLKTKEILETLNECHNALNLLPTVDQVHFEMNTMLEQRKKINSSVLLDYATKLSKFTKIPPTFDKGSIGPNNFVWPAEDALRRGMLALAASHTDELTKIAGVEMSLSDDNSIALDEIKSVDAGEGPIPEKKDSSSRRGSYIFAGQSGKNAEHKNNEENKEEADNAVDLDLDLFNPDDF from the coding sequence ATGAACGATCTTACCCTAGGCCATCGAAAATCATCTTCTCTTTCATTACTTGGCGAACCGCCTTCAACATCCATAACgaatagtaataatattgatagtGCGTCAGGAGCAAGTCCAGCTATAACAAAAGTAGGGATATATAGTGATCTCTCACAATATGAGGAGACATTATCTAGATTGATTCAATCCATTGACACTTATAAACCGGATAAAAAAATAGCCCAAGAACTAATTGATATCGATTCAAAGTTATTTAATTCCCTGGATTCATTTGTACAATACGATAGAATCTCTTCGAGActgaaagattttgaaaaacaagaGAAAGAATCAACTTTAAAGACGAAAGAAATACTGGAAACATTGAACGAATGTCACAATGCACTAAATTTACTACCCACGGTCGATCAAGTTCACTTTGAAATGAACACAATGTTAGAACAGCGGAAAAAGATTAATTCAAGCGTGCTGTTAGACTATGCTACCAAACTATCGAAGTTCACAAAAATACCGCCAACTTTTGATAAAGGGTCGATTGGCCCGAATAATTTCGTTTGGCCAGCTGAAGATGCTTTAAGAAGAGGCATGTTGGCTTTAGCTGCATCACACACCGATGAACTTACTAAAATTGCTGGTGTCGAAATGTCACTCTCTGACGATAATAGCATTGCTttagatgaaatcaaatctGTTGACGCAGGTGAAGGACCTATCCCAGAAAAGAAGGACTCTAGTTCTAGAAGAGgatcatatatatttgcAGGACAAAGTGGCAAAAATGCGGAACATAAAAACAacgaagaaaataaagaggAAGCAGACAACGCAGTGGATCTTGATCTTGATCTGTTCAATCCTGACGACTTTTAA
- the DCS2 gene encoding 5'-(N(7)-methyl 5'-triphosphoguanosine)-(mRNA) diphosphatase (similar to Saccharomyces cerevisiae DCS1 (YLR270W) and DCS2 (YOR173W); ancestral locus Anc_6.63), which translates to MNEEQQHPTINDLIKRFKFTRILDSNPRMKIISLLGSIDNEDAIITVEKTHFIFDENVRRPSQDKNSQETIIYHVENEYSCIGGIEELKQLTSNDIYYWGLSIIKQDIVQNPTAKINLIWPANYVHIRRYDQQHLHLIRETPETYKEVVKPYVEEMSTPEKLKWVYDILYENSETSRVIYKDYEDDRKKSSFVILPDTRWDGVNLDGLYLVALPYRDDIRTVRDLRPSDRDWLIELNRKFRSIVPACYNFSVHADELKIFIHYQPSYYYFHFHIVNLKHPVLTDGSLVGKAILIEDAIDHLKTLGPEGYMARSLAYAIGESHELWRRGLKDEVGKQMKRDGIPEIPKVLNGFEKDS; encoded by the coding sequence ATGAATGAAGAGCAGCAACATCCCACAATAAATGATCTGATCAagagattcaaatttactAGGATTCTTGATTCAAACccaagaatgaaaataatttctcttttagGTTCCATCGATAATGAGGATGCCATCATCACTGTGGAAAAGACGcattttatatttgatgaaaacGTACGTAGGCCATCACAGGATAAGAACTCTCAAGAAACAATAATCTACCATGTCGAAAATGAGTACTCATGTATTGGTGGAATTGAAGAGTTGAAACAATTAACATCCAATGACATTTATTATTGGGGGCTCTCCATTATTAAGCAGGATATTGTACAGAATCCAACAgcaaaaattaatttgattTGGCCTGCTAACTACGTTCACATAAGAAGATACGACCAACAACATCTACATCTCATTAGAGAGACTCCAGAAACGTACAAGGAAGTTGTTAAACCGTACGTTGAAGAGATGTCTACGCCAGAAAAGTTAAAATGGGTTTATGATATACTCTATGAGAATTCTGAAACTTCCAGAGTAATCTATAAAGATTATGAAGATGATAGGAAAAAGAGTAGTTTTGTAATATTGCCTGACACAAGATGGGATGGAGTCAATCTGGATGGACTGTATCTCGTAGCATTGCCATATAGAGATGATATTAGGACAGTTAGAGATTTGAGGCCAAGCGACAGAGATTGGCTGATTGAATTAAATAGGAAATTCAGATCAATTGTACCAGCTTGTTACAATTTTTCTGTCCATGCTGACGagttaaaaatttttatacATTATCAACCTTCCTACTACTATTTCCATTTCCATATTGTGAATCTCAAACATCCAGTCTTAACTGATGGGTCACTGGTGGGTAAGGCAATTCTTATTGAAGATGCCATTGATCACTTGAAGACATTGGGTCCCGAAGGGTACATGGCAAGGTCACTTGCATATGCTATTGGAGAAAGTCATGAGCTGTGGAGGAGAGGTCTAAAAGATGAAGTAGGTAAACAAATGAAGAGAGATGGGATACCAGAGATTCCAAAAGTTTTAAATGGATTTGAAAAGGACTCATAA